The Primulina tabacum isolate GXHZ01 chromosome 10, ASM2559414v2, whole genome shotgun sequence region GAAGACTCCTTAGACTCTAAAAATAATGTACCCTCCTTGCAATTAACACACAAATTTAAAATGCTTCTTCTTTTTCTATCACTCCATGCATCTGTCATAATCGAGCACCCATTCTTTGCCCATTCTTCTTCGTGCTTCTTCAACAGTTGCTTTGTTCTTTCAACTTCAGCTTTCAAAAGTGGCTCTCTAAGTTGATATTGAGTTGGAGGCTTGAACCCTGGCCCAAATTGACCCACTGCCTCCATTAGTTGCTTGAAACTATCATTATCAAGAGCATTGAATGGGATTCCATTTTCATAAGCCCATCTCCCAACATATTGTTGAACTTGTTGAGTTCTCTCTTTGAAAAGAGcctcatttatatttttttggcgAAGCACTTTACTCCCACTTGAACTTACATTTTCTGGAGTAATCATCGATGCATATCTATCCATGGGGCCAAGTAGATGAGGCTTTTTAATTCCATCTATCCCTTCAATTTCAGCATCTTCTTCTTCGTCTAGAGAAATATTCACCTCCGCTCTACAACTTTGTTCTTCCAgtattttgtttttctttttgttcCTCCCTTTTAAAATAGCATGTTTGCACTTATTACGATCTTCTTGAGATGTGATTCGACACCCAGATACATTTCCAGGTATATTTCATATGTGCTCCTTGATTCTATACACTCCACCAGACATCATTTTCCCACACAACTTACATTTAACTTTGTCGAGGTTCTTAGGATCAATCAACATATCAAACTCCCATCCGATGTCATTCGACTTTCTCTTAAGAATCCCAGATTCAGGCTGAGTGACGGATGCAGTCGACGATGGATTGTTTGCCATTGTCACCGTCCAAACCTTGCTGAATACGAAACAGTTAAACATTTTCAGCAATAAACTTGCACCAAATATGATATGTAACAGCAATAAACCATGTTCCATatacaacaaaattttcaaagaatggaCAGCTAACTTTTGTCACCACACAAACGAATGAAAGTACCAGAAAGCTCAAACAATGCACTGCGTCACTGCCACAGCTCAAACAagataatttttaaagaaaaagaatcacCATGTTCCAATAAAAAACTCAAAACTAGTGTAAGAAAGTTAATACAAACTCAAAACTGAAAACTCAAAAGACCTAATTTTTGTCCATATttataaaaaactaaaaaagaAAACTTTGGCCAATAATCAGGagaaaaaatatatcatatatgcAAGAAAGTGAGAAGGAAGCATAACAAGCCTCTGGAACGTGGAGTCCTGGACCGAGAAGGATTTTCTGGAACGAGTGGTAGTCTGGCCGAGAAGGAGCCCTGGAAAATAACGAGAGAAAGAAACGCAGACAAAGAAATGAAGCAGACCgcccaaattttattttttttaatgggcTTCTAGCGGATCATTACATTTTTTAAGcccgagttttttttttttaacaattcaGGCCCACCTAGGCGGCCAGCCTCCGCCTAGGCGCGCCCAGGCCCCAGGCCCGCCTAGCGCCTAGGCTGGCagcctagcgcctaggcggaACATTGCTTTCAATTAATGTTTAACAAATAAGACCTTACCTTATCACCCAATTGGTAAAGTCTTGGTCCCGTTGTTGTGGACTACCACATCAACCATCATTTATGAACAACCGAATCCCCCAACCCAACCGTGTTATTTGCTAAAACTTTAATAGATCGCGTTAACTATGGAGCACTAACTAATAAACGCGTAAAAAAACTAAACCTCCATTTGATAGTTTAGGGAACAAGGAAACTCTAGAGGTAAATCTCATTTGTAAAGATCCCTTCTTATTCCACTTTTGTCCAACAAAAATAGCAACTTATAAATTCAAAAAGGAAACATAGGCACATAGTTCAAGAACAAGCATGATACTAATTGATCTTGCTAGCATATGAACCTTTTCTACGATATATATCAAATAAATTTACTTGAATGTTCAAATTTAAAATTGGTCGAAACATCATCTTAATGTTACAACCTGAGTGTTACCATTTTTAGAACATTTAATAAAAGCAAGCTTTATGCGGTTGAATAAAAAAGTATCTGATTGTCACCATCTTCTGATACACTCAATATAAGTTAGGCCGCGAACAAAGACCATATAAACATCCTTAACCTTTGAGTTTATCCACGTGCGCATAAACTGGCTACACCataaacttaaatttaaaaactaAAACTACTAGCACttaaatcaaattctttaaAATGTAGAATCGCTACTTTCCTTCAATTCCACGGAAATATATCATTATGTTTTCTTTTCCCTGAAATTTTGATTCAATCAAATCTGCATCAAACTCAGCAGCCCAATTGTCATTTTTACTAAAGATACACATTTCCAGTCAAAAACATACTACGAAGCAAGAATAAGACTGAGAATTTCAAGAATCAATGTTGCAAATGGGGGAGGAGGCTCGTACCTGGAGATGTGGAAGAAAAACACACCAACAGATTAATTAGGGAAAGCTGCTATGGAGCAACTAAACTTAATTTCTATTTATTGTTTCCCTCTTCAGATCTACTATGCTTAAATCTTGAAGCTTTTCAATGCTTTTATAGTTCTATTGAATTTGTACCGTGAGTTTTTATGGTTCAAGATGGATCTTCTAAGCATACATGTTGCAATGATCTTCTAGCcagaatcaattaaataaaaattctgGGTACCAGTATGTAAATTAACTGAAATTACCTAAATTTTTCGGGTACTGATAAATTTCGGGTCGGGCTCGGGTAGTCAAAATGGCTACTGACTGGTCAGGTACCTGAACCAAAAATACCCAACCCAACCCTAAGTATATGTGATTCTTGAAAGAATGCAATCAGTTAACATTGAAGAATTGTAACACCAAACTCCGTCACAAGCATTTCTGAACAAACAGCAGTACTCAAAGGGGTCTATGGCCTACTCTGACCTGCAAATTACTTATCAGGAggttttcagattttgtacaTTTATTGTTCCCATTATGCAAACAAATAAAAACTCcaggaaaaaataaattaaaggaaAACATTGGAATCCTTTAGCTCATAGAAGATAAATCCTTTGAAGAAAAGTTGGATCTTATACTGTTCTTGAAGTGTTTTGGGTTAAGGACACTTGGAAAATTTCGAAACTTGAATTAAGTCAGTTAATGTTATGTGATTTATTTAGGTTTATTATATATGAGAAGATTTGTTAGTAAACCTTGCACTGGGTGTTTCAcaacttaaatatttatttctgATAGAGTTGCTAAGTGATGATCATCATGTGATCATGTCCCCTTAATCCAGACTGTTGTATGCTTAAAAGAATGGCAGTTTGAGTTTTCAACTCCAAAACACaaattttgatttgagtattaactTAGCGCAATCACTAACGAAGACAGAGGAAACACCAGCCTATTTGCCCCATCAATGCTTAGCTATACCAGCAACTAATGCATGACTGGTCCCATCAATCATAACATGATGTAAAACCTTGCATATTCAAAATTATGGAGTCAGACATCATAAGCACAATCTCTTTCTTGCAAGTCAATGCATATTATATTAATGCGTTGTGAAAGTCGAAACTGCATATTCGGAGAATGGCAAAACAAAGATCAAATACGCCTGAACTATGGTTGATAAGCTAAGTTGAAAAAATACTTATAATGGATTATTCACCATATCACAGATGAATTCTGCAGCATGAAAAATCTTGAGAACCATAATGATGTTGGATAAAATATCAAAGTCGCACATAATTTAAATGCTAAATCTTGTCTTGTGTTGCTTTCCGGATCCCTAGCAGGGTATAACAAATCCATTACGCACAAACATATGTGCACCGTTCAAGACATAGAGCTAAGAACTCTAAAATTTTATAACTAAAGAACCTGCTTTTGCTTATAAGTTATAACTTGAAAATTCTTTTGATCAAAAGGATCTGATCGGACACAAAACAGATGCAATAGCAAGACATTATGTATTAATAACAAAGTTCGCTGCATTATAAGTAGATAAAGAACTATTGACAATTCAGAaacataaaatcaattttagcAAACATTGCAATAACAATGTCATATTCGAACTCAATGAACAAACAGGCATCACTTCAGATGATGACACTAAAATCTACTACGAAGATAACTAACCGCAAACAAGAACATGACAAAACACCTTAATATACTAACCAGCAGCCAACAAGAAATACTTACTAGGATGGCAAATTTCCAGCCCGGAAGATTGCGAACTTTGACACAACTGAATCAGAGTGGTCAATTCCATTTTCTTTAAAGAACTCCTCGATCATTCCCTTAACTCTCTCAGGCTCCACGCTCTCGCACTCCACCTCGTACAAATCCCCGAATTCATACTTAGTCTCATCCACCTCCAATTTCACCTCATTCCACTCATAAACGTTCCTCACATTCTTAAACCCTCCCAACCCCACAAAACCTGATACGCCAAATTCTTCTTTTACTCTCCTCAGAACCCTTGAATCCATTTCCGTTAGCTTCCCAGGGTCCTCAAAGCAAGCTCTCCCTATGTTAGGGTCCACCTCCTCCTCGTCTTCCTCAACACGGCTCACGCCGTTGATGATAATTGCTTTAGCCTTGAGACAAGCGAAGCATTTGGGGAGGTGAGTTTGCTCGTGGAACCGAAGACGGAATATGGCTCGGCGTAAGCTCAACTCAGAAGCCGAGCCGTCAAAGAATGTATTGTGCTGATGATGGCTGATGACATGAAATGGAGAAAGTAACGAGAGCAGCTTTTGATAGGAGGCCTTGTTCGGTAGTCGCAGCTTAACTTCAATCTCCATTAAGTTTCTCAATAAAGATGCCTTATTGACTGAAAAATAACcaatttctttttttaatgaaaacgaCGAGAAAATGATGTGGGTATATGATCTGGGGTGTCACTAGAGGCCGATACGATGGGATTTGGAGGAGGGATCGAGGGAGGAGCGGTCGAAGTGGTGAAGGAGGGAGGAGGACGCGGTGGTGGCTGCAGAGGAGGATGACGATgaggcggcggcggcggctCGCTTGCGGGCTTCTTCGAGTTCCTCTTTGTCTTCAACTTTGACCTCTATTTTCGTAGGCTTCCTTCGAAGCATCTCGCCTGCTCGGTTGATCTCAAAACCCGAGCATCTTCATAATCATGGCTTCGTATTTGGAACCAAAATTTCCAATTAATGCTCCACTGAAGATAAATTCGACCCGACCTTAGTGTAGGCGGATGGATGCGTCCTTCGGGTAAGGTTCGAATTTTCACTCCCCtgtttttttttagaatttcgTCCCAAATTTTCTAGTCCAaccattttttttcttgaatttttgcTAGTTAGTCGGGCTAAATGCAGGTTCTTGATCATTGATTGAGGACTAAGTAGTCCTAATActttgtaaaaaaatttaagtgttgaaAAGTAATAGGAATCTCGTGACTTTCGCACTTGAATAAAATGTCGAGGCCCCATAGCTCTCGAGTTTTCTTCATATTGTTaccaaatttttaaaatgtttttgtttcCGAGCACGAGAAATAATTCATGTTAaatcaaaaattaattatttttttaaaatcaaaaaatacatatgaaatattatttataagAGTACTCTATAGATTTGGTGTATGATTATTTAGTATAAAAGTATAAATTATAACAAAAGAAAATTTGACAAGATAAAAAAgaggagaaaatattttttcaaaaaaaaaaagaaactggAAGAATtagaatataaaaaaatttattaaaaaaaaaacaaaaaagaaaatgttgctAATGGGCTGTGGGAGTGAATCCGTTCCAAAATGCCAATGGGCTCTCCAAAATCCGATACTTGTCttcttcaaataaaataaaaccagATACTTATTTGGGCCTAAAAgcataaatataaatcaatcaaGCTATTTGTAAAGTATTCGAAACTCgctttgataaaaaaattttgagctcgtttaatgataTTAGTCAAGATAAACGAATCAAACTTCAACTTTACAATATTCAATTCATTAGttcgttaagataaacgaatCAAGCGTCAATTTTACAATGGTATACTTTacttatgaaaatatatataaaaaaatctattaaatttatttattagaataaaattacaaattttaataagaatattatatttttctctaaatatataatttagtttttagtgaatttaatgaatatttaaatttataatttatatttattaagctcaTTTATGTTCGGCTCGATTACATCGCTACCTAAATGTTGGAAAAAGTCATGTATAAATTACCATAATTACTTGCACCAATTTATTAGATCGTCTTACatatcaattttgtgaaacagatctcCTATCTCACCtgatccatgaaaaaatattatttttatgcacaaATTATTGCTTTCACTTTATATATATACCAGATCGACCCTTCTGACGGATatagattcgtgaaaccgtctcacatgaTATCAATTCAATTATTCGTActgttttaatatttttgatttttttattttttttattttgggtTTTTGGCAAAGCTGTTTATGA contains the following coding sequences:
- the LOC142505114 gene encoding triphosphate tunnel metalloenzyme 3-like isoform X1, coding for MEIEVKLRLPNKASYQKLLSLLSPFHVISHHQHNTFFDGSASELSLRRAIFRLRFHEQTHLPKCFACLKAKAIIINGVSRVEEDEEEVDPNIGRACFEDPGKLTEMDSRVLRRVKEEFGVSGFVGLGGFKNVRNVYEWNEVKLEVDETKYEFGDLYEVECESVEPERVKGMIEEFFKENGIDHSDSVVSKFAIFRAGNLPSYKVWTVTMANNPSSTASVTQPESGILKRKSNDIGWEFDMLIDPKNLDKVKCKLCGKMMSGGVYRIKEHI
- the LOC142505114 gene encoding triphosphate tunnel metalloenzyme 3-like isoform X5 gives rise to the protein MEIEVKLRLPNKASYQKLLSLLSPFHVISHHQHNTFFDGSASELSLRRAIFRLRFHEQTHLPKCFACLKAKAIIINGVSRVEEDEEEVDPNIGRACFEDPGKLTEMDSRVLRRVKEEFGVSGFVGLGGFKNVRNVYEWNEVKLEVDETKYEFGDLYEVECESVEPERVKGMIEEFFKENGIDHSDSVVSKFAIFRAGNLPS
- the LOC142505114 gene encoding triphosphate tunnel metalloenzyme 3-like isoform X2, whose amino-acid sequence is MEIEVKLRLPNKASYQKLLSLLSPFHVISHHQHNTFFDGSASELSLRRAIFRLRFHEQTHLPKCFACLKAKAIIINGVSRVEEDEEEVDPNIGRACFEDPGKLTEMDSRVLRRVKEEFGVSGFVGLGGFKNVRNVYEWNEVKLEVDETKYEFGDLYEVECESVEPERVKGMIEEFFKENGIDHSDSVVSKFAIFRAGNLPSYFDFHNALI
- the LOC142505114 gene encoding triphosphate tunnel metalloenzyme 3-like isoform X4; this translates as MEIEVKLRLPNKASYQKLLSLLSPFHVISHHQHNTFFDGSASELSLRRAIFRLRFHEQTHLPKCFACLKAKAIIINGVSRVEEDEEEVDPNIGRACFEDPGKLTEMDSRVLRRVKEEFGVSGFVGLGGFKNVRNVYEWNEVKLEVDETKYEFGDLYEVECESVEPERVKGMIEEFFKENGIDHSDSVVSKFAIFRAGNLPS
- the LOC142505114 gene encoding triphosphate tunnel metalloenzyme 3-like isoform X3, translated to MEIEVKLRLPNKASYQKLLSLLSPFHVISHHQHNTFFDGSASELSLRRAIFRLRFHEQTHLPKCFACLKAKAIIINGVSRVEEDEEEVDPNIGRACFEDPGKLTEMDSRVLRRVKEEFGVSGFVGLGGFKNVRNVYEWNEVKLEVDETKYEFGDLYEVECESVEPERVKGMIEEFFKENGIDHSDSVVSKFAIFRAGNLPS